A part of Desulfomicrobium baculatum DSM 4028 genomic DNA contains:
- the trsS gene encoding radical SAM (seleno)protein TrsS — MNKVLGPVESVCPECLNRVAGELLRDGDVVRMVKRCPEHGEFSTVVWRGEPAFSSWVRPKLPFGGGMREESGRGCPYDCGLCARHAQRTCTALVEITSRCNLNCPVCFADSGGVRADPDMATLGRMFDQTMARTGGCNLQLSGGEPTVRADLTDIVRLARRAGFGFVQLNTNGLRLAEDPQLAGRLAEVGLSSIFLQFDGVRDEAFRAMRGRDLFEVKKKAIGHASAAGLGIVLVPTVARGVNVDQLWDIVRFGLGCQPHVRGVHFQPMSYFGRYPEDFIPDHVTLPELMTGLEVQSGGAVKASDFLPPGCEHALCSFSGKFMTHEDGSFARLGSASCDCTPKPAEAGALKSIGVTARQWSAPSGPVDPSANTPCTGQGVLPLAGCGAEPRISSTPTPDNDLDRFLARARTHTFTISAMAFQDAWSLNLERLQGCCIHVAQPDGRLVPFCAFNLTARDGRSLYRGRA; from the coding sequence ATGAATAAGGTATTGGGTCCGGTTGAGAGCGTGTGCCCGGAGTGCCTGAACCGGGTAGCAGGGGAGCTGCTGCGGGACGGAGATGTTGTGCGGATGGTGAAAAGGTGTCCCGAGCACGGGGAGTTTTCGACCGTGGTCTGGCGCGGGGAACCGGCATTTTCGAGCTGGGTGCGGCCCAAGCTCCCCTTTGGCGGAGGGATGCGCGAAGAGAGCGGGCGAGGATGTCCGTATGATTGCGGTCTGTGCGCCCGCCATGCCCAGCGGACCTGCACTGCCCTGGTCGAGATCACCTCGCGCTGCAACCTGAACTGCCCGGTCTGCTTCGCCGACAGCGGGGGCGTGAGGGCAGACCCGGATATGGCCACCCTGGGGCGCATGTTCGATCAGACCATGGCCCGCACCGGCGGCTGCAACCTGCAGCTGTCCGGCGGCGAACCCACGGTACGGGCGGATCTGACGGATATCGTGCGGCTGGCAAGGAGGGCCGGGTTCGGTTTCGTGCAGCTCAACACCAATGGTCTCAGGCTGGCCGAAGATCCGCAGCTGGCCGGAAGGTTGGCCGAGGTGGGGCTGTCGTCCATTTTTCTGCAGTTCGACGGCGTGCGTGACGAGGCCTTTCGCGCCATGCGCGGCCGGGATCTGTTCGAGGTCAAAAAGAAAGCCATCGGTCACGCGTCTGCCGCCGGACTTGGTATCGTGCTCGTGCCGACCGTAGCGCGTGGCGTGAACGTCGATCAGCTTTGGGACATCGTTCGTTTCGGTCTGGGCTGTCAGCCGCATGTGCGCGGGGTGCATTTTCAGCCCATGAGTTACTTCGGGCGCTATCCTGAGGATTTCATCCCGGACCATGTCACGCTGCCCGAGCTCATGACCGGTCTTGAGGTTCAGAGCGGCGGCGCGGTCAAGGCGTCGGATTTCCTGCCTCCGGGCTGCGAGCACGCCCTGTGCTCTTTCTCGGGCAAGTTCATGACCCATGAGGACGGCAGCTTTGCGCGTCTGGGCAGCGCTTCCTGCGACTGCACGCCCAAACCCGCCGAAGCCGGAGCGCTCAAATCCATCGGCGTCACGGCCCGCCAATGGTCCGCGCCTTCCGGCCCTGTCGACCCCTCCGCGAATACCCCCTGCACGGGTCAAGGGGTGTTGCCCCTTGCGGGGTGCGGGGCAGAGCCCCGCATTTCTTCCACCCCCACCCCCGATAATGACCTTGACCGCTTTCTGGCCCGCGCCAGGACCCACACGTTCACCATTTCAGCCATGGCTTTTCAGGACGCCTGGAGTCTCAATCTGGAGCGTCTGCAAGGATGTTGCATCCATGTGGCCCAGCCCGACGGGCGGCTCGTTCCCTTTTGCGCCTTCAACCTGACGGCCAGGGATGGGCGCTCCCTGTACCGGGGGCGGGCGTGA
- a CDS encoding DVU_1555 family C-GCAxxG-C-C protein encodes MNEYDLDILRLHSQGFCCAQIVLQLALEMQGVENPGLIRAMSGLCVGFSSTGGACGAFTGAACLVAYYAGKGAADEEAHDRLPLMLTELADWFEEYATGRFGGINCANIVADGKPDASICGGLVSECYGKAMTILVENGFDPSSDVHE; translated from the coding sequence ATGAACGAATACGATCTCGACATCCTGCGCCTGCACAGTCAGGGCTTCTGTTGCGCCCAGATCGTGCTGCAGCTGGCTCTGGAGATGCAGGGCGTGGAAAATCCCGGTCTCATCCGGGCCATGTCCGGCCTGTGCGTTGGGTTTTCGTCTACGGGGGGCGCGTGCGGGGCTTTTACCGGGGCGGCGTGCCTTGTCGCCTATTATGCGGGCAAGGGCGCGGCCGACGAGGAAGCCCATGACCGCTTGCCCCTCATGCTGACCGAGCTGGCCGATTGGTTCGAGGAGTACGCCACGGGGCGGTTCGGCGGGATCAACTGCGCGAACATCGTGGCCGACGGCAAGCCGGATGCGTCCATCTGCGGCGGTCTGGTCTCGGAATGCTACGGCAAGGCCATGACCATTCTGGTGGAAAACGGGTTCGATCCGTCGAGCGACGTTCATGAATAA
- the trsM gene encoding DVU_1556 family methyltransferase, producing MRTNELYASAPVRATLGRALRPGGEKLTRRMLELAGPLQGALALDAGCGCGASLVLLEEHGARAVGLDLNVGFLRECRGRQLRVARADLAELPLSDGCLDLVLCECAWNLTDKERALAEFFRVLRPGGVLALADIYARGYRAGEWPVRCCFTQATDLQTVMEQVAGAGFEIDVVEDHTEFLKKTSADFVFRHGSLHGFWQAVTGEPDLAVAACEASKATRPGLFLMMAHAGGK from the coding sequence TTGAGGACAAATGAGCTTTATGCGTCCGCGCCGGTCAGGGCGACCCTGGGCCGGGCTCTGCGTCCGGGCGGCGAGAAGCTGACCCGGCGCATGCTGGAGCTGGCCGGGCCGCTGCAGGGCGCTTTGGCCCTCGACGCCGGGTGCGGATGCGGGGCGAGTCTGGTCCTGCTTGAGGAGCATGGAGCGCGGGCCGTGGGGCTGGATTTGAACGTCGGTTTTCTGCGAGAATGCAGGGGGAGACAGCTGCGGGTCGCGCGGGCCGATCTGGCGGAACTGCCTTTGTCTGATGGATGCCTGGATCTGGTACTGTGCGAGTGCGCGTGGAACCTGACCGACAAGGAGCGGGCGCTGGCGGAGTTTTTCCGGGTCTTGAGGCCCGGAGGAGTGCTCGCTCTGGCCGACATATACGCCCGTGGGTACAGGGCCGGGGAGTGGCCCGTGCGCTGCTGCTTTACGCAGGCCACGGACCTGCAGACTGTGATGGAGCAGGTGGCAGGGGCCGGATTCGAGATTGACGTGGTGGAGGACCATACGGAATTTTTGAAGAAGACCTCCGCCGATTTCGTGTTCAGGCACGGATCGTTGCATGGCTTCTGGCAGGCCGTGACCGGCGAACCGGATTTGGCTGTTGCCGCCTGCGAGGCGTCCAAGGCGACGCGGCCGGGGCTGTTTTTGATGATGGCGCATGCTGGCGGGAAGTGA
- a CDS encoding DVU_1557 family redox protein yields MSLVFLPEDMNWSCEPCGVPLEPGKVELAYLGQVFHVELPVCPKCGAAFVYEELALGRIFEVEQLLEDK; encoded by the coding sequence ATGAGTCTCGTATTTTTGCCCGAGGACATGAACTGGAGCTGCGAACCGTGCGGTGTGCCCCTTGAACCAGGCAAGGTCGAACTCGCGTATCTTGGCCAGGTTTTTCATGTGGAGCTTCCGGTCTGCCCGAAATGTGGGGCCGCGTTCGTCTATGAAGAGCTGGCCTTGGGGCGGATCTTCGAAGTGGAGCAGCTCCTTGAGGACAAATGA
- a CDS encoding pyridine nucleotide-disulfide oxidoreductase/dicluster-binding protein, whose product MDQKELRDWEAKCIQEEPPACRAGCPLSVDARAFALAMARGEVDAARTILEKSMPLAAITARLCEAPCERFCIRKDLGGAINIGLLERLCIRETQPKGKILRLPARPKKVAVLGSGPSSLAVAFDLAKKGYPVSVYHRDSAPGAWLRKLPGSVLPVEVLDEELRRLTALHVSFTAVPALDAALVTAYPADAVYVGQDDTIAPDLLAGLGFPDSLTFALDRPGWFTGGMGLTDHPYRFITAMSHGREAAVSMDRFLQGASLTSSRVPLRHGRTDLFTQTKDIPSREPVIPTGAEGYTRQEGEEEAGRCIDCQCLECVRHCVYLKENNGYPKSYARRVFNNLSIVQGARQANRFINSCALCGQCETLCPNDFSMADMCLDARRQMVREKRMPPSAHWFALEEMRSAGSEQAALARHAPRTEASTALFFPGCQLAGIRPAQTLRLYDRLLELEPQTGIWLDCCAAPAHWSGQAEQFAELAKKLETIWINMGGPKVVTACSTCLKMFREHLPQLNAVSVWTVLAGRSVLAAAAHPALALSDPCTSRHDEGTRKDVRTLLENMGQPLAALPMSGELTECCGFGGLMDSVNPALARKVATARVAQSDADFLTYCAMCRDQLAKTGKPVLHILDLLFPELAHPADEPPAGISLRRVNRRMLKTAVLERYGQEGMPRQPWEDVRLDISTSVAAVLEERRILEDDLRQVIFRSKEDGRCFIHGDDGRRIASAELGEVTFWVEYREERDVFTVLKAWSHRMRIAGGRI is encoded by the coding sequence ATGGATCAAAAGGAACTGCGGGACTGGGAAGCCAAATGCATTCAGGAAGAGCCCCCGGCGTGCCGTGCAGGGTGCCCCCTAAGCGTTGACGCCCGCGCCTTCGCCCTGGCCATGGCCAGAGGCGAGGTGGACGCGGCCCGGACCATTCTGGAGAAGAGCATGCCCCTGGCGGCGATCACGGCCCGGCTGTGCGAGGCCCCGTGCGAGCGGTTCTGCATCCGCAAGGATCTGGGCGGTGCGATCAATATTGGCCTGCTTGAGCGGCTCTGCATCCGCGAGACGCAGCCTAAAGGCAAGATCCTGCGCCTCCCGGCGCGGCCCAAGAAAGTGGCGGTGCTCGGCTCCGGTCCGAGCAGCCTCGCCGTGGCCTTTGATCTGGCCAAAAAGGGCTATCCGGTCAGCGTGTACCATCGTGACTCCGCTCCCGGCGCATGGCTGCGGAAGCTACCCGGCTCCGTTCTGCCCGTTGAAGTCCTGGACGAGGAATTGCGTCGCCTGACCGCCCTGCACGTGTCCTTTACGGCCGTACCCGCGCTGGATGCAGCCCTGGTCACGGCCTATCCGGCCGACGCAGTGTATGTGGGTCAGGATGACACGATCGCTCCGGACCTGCTGGCCGGCCTCGGCTTTCCCGACTCCCTGACCTTTGCCCTGGACCGGCCCGGCTGGTTCACCGGCGGCATGGGTCTGACGGATCATCCCTATCGGTTCATCACCGCCATGTCCCACGGCCGCGAAGCCGCCGTGTCCATGGACCGCTTTCTCCAGGGCGCGTCCCTGACTTCGAGCCGGGTGCCTTTGCGTCACGGCCGGACGGACCTTTTCACCCAGACCAAGGACATCCCATCCCGGGAACCGGTCATCCCCACAGGCGCGGAGGGGTACACCCGGCAGGAGGGCGAGGAGGAAGCGGGCCGCTGCATCGATTGCCAGTGCCTGGAATGCGTGCGCCACTGCGTCTATCTGAAAGAGAACAACGGTTATCCCAAATCCTATGCCCGCCGCGTATTCAACAACTTGTCCATCGTGCAGGGCGCCCGTCAGGCCAACAGGTTCATCAACTCCTGCGCCCTGTGCGGCCAGTGCGAGACCTTGTGCCCCAATGATTTCTCCATGGCCGACATGTGTCTGGACGCCCGGCGGCAGATGGTGCGGGAAAAGCGCATGCCGCCCTCGGCCCACTGGTTCGCCCTGGAGGAGATGCGCTCCGCAGGAAGCGAGCAGGCCGCCCTGGCCCGTCACGCACCGCGTACGGAAGCGAGCACGGCACTCTTTTTTCCCGGTTGCCAGCTTGCCGGAATCCGGCCCGCGCAGACGCTGCGCCTGTACGACCGCTTGCTCGAATTGGAACCGCAAACCGGGATCTGGCTTGATTGCTGCGCGGCCCCGGCCCATTGGTCCGGGCAGGCGGAGCAGTTTGCGGAGCTTGCGAAGAAGCTGGAAACGATCTGGATCAACATGGGTGGCCCCAAGGTAGTCACGGCCTGCTCGACCTGCCTGAAGATGTTTCGCGAGCATCTGCCGCAGCTGAATGCGGTTTCAGTCTGGACCGTGCTGGCCGGTCGGTCCGTGCTTGCGGCCGCCGCGCATCCGGCCCTGGCCCTTTCGGACCCGTGCACGTCGCGGCATGACGAAGGGACCAGAAAGGATGTGCGCACGCTGCTCGAAAACATGGGGCAGCCCCTGGCCGCTCTGCCCATGTCCGGCGAGCTGACCGAATGCTGCGGGTTCGGCGGCCTCATGGACAGCGTGAATCCGGCCCTGGCCCGCAAGGTGGCGACGGCCCGCGTGGCCCAGTCCGACGCGGATTTTCTGACCTACTGCGCTATGTGCCGGGATCAGCTGGCCAAGACCGGCAAGCCCGTGCTGCACATCCTGGACCTCCTGTTCCCGGAGCTGGCGCATCCGGCCGACGAGCCTCCGGCGGGCATCTCGCTGCGTCGGGTCAATCGGCGCATGCTCAAGACGGCGGTGCTGGAGCGTTACGGCCAGGAGGGCATGCCTCGGCAGCCCTGGGAGGATGTGCGTCTTGACATATCGACGTCCGTGGCCGCCGTGCTTGAGGAGCGCCGTATTCTGGAGGACGATCTGCGTCAGGTCATTTTCAGGTCCAAGGAGGACGGGCGCTGCTTTATCCATGGTGACGACGGCCGCAGGATCGCGTCGGCCGAGCTGGGCGAGGTCACGTTCTGGGTGGAATACCGGGAGGAGCGGGACGTATTCACGGTGCTGAAAGCCTGGAGTCATCGCATGCGCATCGCGGGAGGACGGATATGA
- a CDS encoding molybdopterin-dependent aldehyde oxidoreductase has protein sequence MIKKQIVVNGIARNLVVDAEDTLVNVIRKTVGLTGTKVGCGEGQCGACSVIMDGKVVRACATKMKRVEDGACITTIEGIGTPANPHPLQLAWMLHGAAQCGFCSPGFIVSAKGLLDTNPSPSREDVRDWFQKHRNACRCTGYKPLVDAVMDAAKVLRGEKSAADLEYKQPANGQVWGTRQPRPSALGKVTGTLDFGADLGLKLPENALMCALVQAEVSHAKILGIDTAEAEKMPGVYKIVTHKDVKGKNRITGLITFPSNLGDGWDRPILCDEKVFQYGDAIAIVCADTEANAKAAAKKVVVKLEQLPEYMSAPAAMAEDAIEIHPGTPNVYYIQKIAKGGETKPIFDKADVVIEGSYYTQRQPHLPIEPDCGFAYIDDDGKLIIHSKSIGLHLHMYMIAPGLGIEVENMALVQNPAGGTFGYKFSPTMEALVGAAALATGRPVFLGYDYRQQQAYTGKRSPFHTTLRLAATKDGKLLGMETDWTVDHGPYSEFGDLLTLRGAQYIGAGYDIASIRGEGRTVCTNHAWGAAFRGYGAPESEFPSESLMDELAEKLGMDPFELRYKNIYRKGSTTPTGQDPEVYSLSEIFDIMRPKYEEAKKRAAANSTAAVKRGVGIALGVYGAGLDGADSGAADAELMADGTVTIYACWQDHGQGADMGTLGTAHESLRPLGITSDQIRLVMNDTRVAPNTGPAGGSRSQVVGGQAIVNACEQLIKAMKKGNGFRTYDEMVAEKLPLRYNGKWTAPAKDCDANGQGSPFCCYMYGLFLSEVAVETATGKTTVEKMITVGDIGKVNNYSVVDGQIHGGVAQGIGLALSEDYEDLKKHATIRGAGIPYAKDIPDDMEIIYVETPRPAGPHGASGVGEMPLTAPHAAVLNAVYNACGARVRELPALPEKILAAMKK, from the coding sequence ATGATCAAAAAGCAAATTGTGGTTAATGGCATCGCCAGAAATCTGGTGGTCGACGCGGAAGACACCCTGGTCAACGTGATCAGAAAAACCGTTGGCCTGACCGGCACCAAGGTCGGCTGCGGCGAAGGCCAGTGCGGCGCGTGCAGCGTGATCATGGACGGCAAGGTTGTCCGTGCCTGCGCGACCAAGATGAAGCGCGTCGAGGACGGCGCTTGCATCACCACCATCGAAGGCATCGGCACCCCGGCCAACCCGCATCCTCTGCAGCTCGCCTGGATGCTCCACGGCGCGGCTCAGTGCGGCTTCTGCTCCCCCGGCTTCATCGTTTCGGCCAAGGGCCTGCTGGACACCAATCCCAGCCCCAGCCGCGAAGACGTGCGCGACTGGTTTCAGAAGCACCGCAACGCCTGCCGTTGCACCGGTTACAAACCCCTGGTGGACGCGGTCATGGATGCGGCCAAGGTCCTGCGCGGCGAAAAGAGCGCGGCCGACCTGGAGTACAAGCAGCCTGCAAACGGCCAGGTCTGGGGCACGAGACAGCCTCGTCCCTCGGCGCTCGGCAAAGTCACCGGCACGCTTGATTTTGGCGCCGATCTGGGCCTGAAGCTGCCCGAGAACGCGCTCATGTGCGCCCTGGTCCAGGCCGAAGTGTCCCATGCCAAGATTCTGGGCATCGACACGGCCGAGGCCGAGAAAATGCCCGGCGTGTACAAGATCGTGACCCACAAGGATGTGAAGGGCAAGAACCGCATCACCGGCCTCATCACCTTCCCCTCCAATCTCGGCGACGGTTGGGACCGGCCCATCCTCTGCGATGAAAAGGTCTTCCAGTACGGCGACGCCATCGCCATCGTCTGCGCCGACACCGAAGCCAACGCCAAGGCCGCGGCCAAGAAGGTCGTGGTCAAGCTGGAGCAGCTGCCCGAGTACATGAGCGCCCCGGCGGCCATGGCTGAAGACGCCATCGAGATTCATCCTGGCACGCCCAACGTCTACTACATCCAGAAGATCGCCAAGGGCGGCGAAACAAAGCCCATCTTCGACAAGGCCGACGTGGTCATCGAAGGCAGCTACTACACCCAGCGCCAGCCCCATCTGCCCATCGAACCGGACTGCGGCTTCGCCTACATCGATGACGACGGCAAGCTGATCATCCATTCCAAGTCCATCGGTCTGCACCTGCACATGTACATGATCGCGCCCGGTCTCGGCATCGAGGTCGAGAACATGGCCCTGGTGCAGAACCCCGCAGGCGGCACCTTCGGCTACAAGTTCAGCCCGACCATGGAAGCCCTCGTCGGCGCGGCCGCCCTGGCCACCGGCCGTCCGGTGTTCCTGGGTTACGATTACCGTCAGCAGCAGGCCTACACCGGCAAGCGCTCCCCGTTCCACACCACGCTGCGTCTGGCCGCAACCAAGGACGGCAAGCTTCTGGGCATGGAAACCGACTGGACCGTCGACCACGGCCCGTACTCGGAGTTCGGTGACCTTTTGACCCTGCGCGGCGCCCAGTACATCGGTGCCGGCTACGACATCGCCAGCATCCGTGGTGAAGGCCGCACGGTCTGCACCAACCACGCCTGGGGCGCGGCTTTCCGTGGCTACGGCGCACCCGAGAGCGAGTTCCCGTCCGAGTCCCTCATGGATGAATTGGCCGAAAAGCTGGGCATGGATCCCTTCGAACTGCGTTACAAGAACATCTACCGCAAAGGTTCTACCACTCCGACCGGCCAGGATCCGGAAGTGTACAGCCTGTCCGAGATCTTCGACATCATGCGGCCCAAGTATGAAGAGGCCAAGAAGCGCGCCGCCGCCAATTCCACCGCTGCCGTGAAACGCGGAGTGGGCATTGCGCTGGGCGTGTACGGCGCAGGCCTCGACGGAGCTGACAGCGGCGCCGCCGACGCCGAACTCATGGCCGACGGCACCGTGACCATCTACGCCTGCTGGCAGGATCACGGCCAGGGCGCCGACATGGGCACCCTCGGCACGGCGCACGAATCCCTGCGCCCCCTGGGCATCACCTCCGACCAGATCCGCCTGGTCATGAACGACACCCGCGTGGCCCCGAACACCGGTCCCGCCGGCGGCAGCCGTTCGCAGGTCGTGGGCGGTCAGGCCATCGTCAACGCCTGCGAGCAGCTGATCAAGGCCATGAAGAAGGGTAACGGTTTCCGCACCTATGACGAGATGGTCGCCGAAAAATTGCCCCTGCGCTATAACGGCAAGTGGACCGCACCCGCCAAGGATTGCGATGCCAACGGCCAGGGCAGCCCCTTCTGCTGTTACATGTACGGCCTGTTCCTGTCCGAGGTGGCCGTGGAAACAGCCACCGGCAAGACCACGGTCGAGAAGATGATCACCGTCGGCGACATCGGCAAGGTCAACAACTACTCGGTGGTTGACGGCCAGATCCACGGCGGCGTGGCCCAGGGCATCGGTTTGGCCCTGAGCGAGGACTACGAGGATCTCAAAAAACACGCGACCATCCGTGGCGCGGGCATCCCCTACGCCAAGGACATCCCGGACGACATGGAGATCATCTATGTCGAAACTCCTCGCCCCGCCGGCCCTCACGGTGCCTCGGGCGTGGGTGAGATGCCCCTGACCGCTCCTCATGCCGCGGTCCTGAACGCGGTGTACAATGCCTGCGGCGCCCGTGTGCGCGAGCTGCCCGCGCTGCCGGAGAAGATTCTGGCCGCGATGAAAAAGTAA
- a CDS encoding molybdopterin-binding protein, with translation MKAIPVEEAVGTVLCHDITRIVPGEAKGPAFRRGHIVTPDDIQTLLNIGKANLYVFDPRDGYVHEDECALRLARAAAGQGISISSPSEGKSTLTAAHDGVLSIDVNGLFRLNSITDVTFGTIHTGQFVKQGRVLGGTRVIPLAVPEALLQEAEAVCREHAPLIQVLPLRPAKVGVVTTGSEVYTGRIKDGFGPVLKKKFESLGSTVLDQVFVSDQVEMTAKAILGLKNRGADFIAVTGGMSVDPDDQTPAAIRATGARVISYGAPTYPGAMFMLAYLGDVPVVGLPGCVMYYKASIFDLIVPRLLSGERLERKDIVAFGHGGLCESCPSCHYPACGFGKL, from the coding sequence ATGAAAGCCATTCCTGTTGAAGAAGCCGTAGGCACCGTTCTTTGTCATGACATCACGCGCATTGTTCCGGGGGAGGCCAAAGGGCCTGCCTTCCGGCGCGGGCATATCGTCACCCCGGACGACATTCAGACCCTGCTCAATATCGGCAAGGCCAATCTCTACGTTTTCGACCCTCGGGACGGGTATGTACATGAAGATGAATGCGCCCTGCGCCTGGCCAGGGCCGCCGCCGGGCAGGGCATCTCCATCAGCTCGCCCAGTGAGGGCAAGTCCACGCTGACCGCCGCCCACGATGGGGTGCTGTCCATCGATGTGAACGGTCTGTTTCGCCTCAATTCCATCACGGACGTCACTTTCGGCACCATCCACACCGGCCAGTTCGTAAAGCAGGGCCGGGTGCTGGGCGGCACGCGGGTCATTCCGTTGGCCGTGCCCGAAGCGCTGCTGCAGGAGGCCGAAGCCGTGTGTCGCGAGCATGCGCCCCTTATCCAGGTTCTTCCCCTTCGGCCTGCCAAGGTCGGCGTGGTGACCACGGGCAGCGAAGTCTACACCGGCCGCATCAAGGACGGTTTTGGTCCGGTCCTTAAGAAAAAATTCGAATCCCTGGGTTCCACCGTCCTCGATCAGGTCTTTGTCTCCGATCAGGTGGAGATGACCGCCAAAGCCATCCTGGGCCTCAAGAATCGCGGCGCGGATTTCATCGCCGTCACCGGCGGCATGAGCGTGGACCCGGATGACCAGACCCCGGCCGCCATCCGCGCCACCGGGGCGCGCGTCATCTCTTACGGAGCGCCCACCTATCCGGGGGCCATGTTCATGCTCGCCTATCTGGGCGACGTGCCCGTGGTCGGCCTGCCCGGATGCGTCATGTACTACAAAGCCAGCATTTTCGATCTGATCGTGCCCCGTCTGCTCTCAGGGGAACGCTTGGAACGCAAGGATATTGTTGCGTTCGGCCATGGAGGCCTGTGCGAAAGCTGCCCCAGTTGCCACTACCCGGCCTGCGGCTTCGGCAAACTCTAG
- a CDS encoding NifB/NifX family molybdenum-iron cluster-binding protein has product MNIAISAAGPTLDSPVFDEFRRTPFLLIVNVDTMECTSIPHAAHEGSDTALADTVLEHRCEALITGKIGEEAFKILADDHVTRYVGSGLTAGMALEAMEARSLKLIRNPDGSDECNENHHEVEELQVCSGHTH; this is encoded by the coding sequence ATGAATATTGCCATCAGCGCTGCCGGACCGACCCTGGACAGCCCCGTTTTCGATGAATTCCGTCGCACGCCGTTTCTGCTCATCGTCAATGTGGACACCATGGAATGCACGAGCATCCCCCATGCGGCCCATGAAGGTTCAGATACGGCTCTGGCCGACACTGTGCTGGAACATCGCTGTGAAGCGTTGATCACCGGCAAAATTGGTGAGGAAGCGTTCAAGATCCTGGCCGACGACCACGTGACGCGCTATGTCGGATCGGGACTTACGGCGGGCATGGCCCTGGAGGCCATGGAGGCGAGAAGCCTGAAGCTCATCCGCAATCCTGACGGATCGGATGAGTGCAATGAAAATCATCATGAAGTGGAAGAGCTGCAGGTCTGCAGCGGGCACACCCACTAG
- a CDS encoding winged helix-turn-helix domain-containing protein yields MKTPTVRMHLWLESGESVYFGMGRLMLLDRIEEHGSLRKAAESLGMSYRAAWGKLRATEDAVGELLVETVGAKRGGYRLTPAGRWYRDKFNAWYTAVEKAAVTQARLIFAEGVQSFAEKNTRPRAATPLTPLARREARP; encoded by the coding sequence ATGAAGACACCTACCGTTCGCATGCATCTGTGGCTGGAATCCGGAGAGAGCGTCTATTTCGGCATGGGGCGGCTCATGCTCCTGGACAGGATCGAAGAGCACGGGTCCCTGCGCAAGGCGGCCGAGTCGCTGGGCATGTCGTATCGAGCGGCCTGGGGCAAGCTGCGGGCGACCGAGGACGCCGTGGGCGAGCTGCTGGTCGAGACCGTGGGCGCCAAGCGCGGAGGGTATCGCCTGACCCCTGCCGGCCGGTGGTATCGGGACAAGTTCAATGCCTGGTACACTGCCGTGGAGAAGGCGGCCGTGACCCAGGCCCGGCTCATTTTCGCCGAAGGGGTGCAGAGCTTTGCCGAAAAGAACACGAGGCCCCGCGCGGCCACGCCGCTGACGCCATTGGCCCGGCGCGAGGCCAGGCCGTAA